TGTAAAAGCCGTATCAATGCAGGGTTCATAAACCTGTGTTTGTCATTTGCATGATCTTTGAGAATAAACTGCTGTTGCTGTGTGCGTGTGGCGCTACCGTTGTTTTCAACGGATACAGCAGTTTTCTTTTATCGTGTTTTATGGCATAACCCTGTGATGACAATAACCTGAACAATGGCATGTCAAAAGGCGCCAGCACTTCGTCTTTCTCAAAAAACAGGGGCAGGTGTTTATTACCTATCTCATAACAAACCGATGCCATTTCAAACAGGCTGGCCGGCCGTATAACTAAAACTTCACAGGGAAGAATGTCTACTGCAATAATGGTAGTGTCATCATCATATAAAATATCCCCCTGGGTAAGCATCGGGTCTTTGTCGAGAAACTTTAATGCCAGGTGATTACCAGCCAGGGTTTGTTTCCGTAGAATACGCTTACTTGTTTCATGCCATTCCAGCGGCAGCCAGTCGATCTTCCGGTTGTTAATAGGACGTGTGTTAAGATTTCCTGTTTTTTGTTGTATCAGCATCCGCAGTTATTAATATGGAGGGTTAAAATAAAAAATACCGTTGTGCCAATGGCGCCACCGCAATAGGTTCGCAGGTTACAGCCTGTCCGTCTACTTTTACTTCATAGGTTTCAGGGTTTACTTCTATGGTTGGTGTGGCATTGTTGTGCACCATATCTTTTTTAGAAATGGTGCGGCAATTCATTATGGGCAAGATCAGTTTTTGTAAACCGTATTGCTGTACTATATTTCTCTCTACTGAGAGTTTTGATACAAACGTGGCGCAGGTGGCATGCACCGCTTTACCATAGGCGCCGAACATATGCCTGTATATAACGGGTTGCGGGGTAGGAATGGAGGCATTGGGATCGCCCATCCTGCTGGCGATGATCATTCCGCCTTTGATGATCATTTCCGGTTTGGCGGCAAATAAGGCAGGTTTCCATAATACCAGGTCGGCCAGTTTACCGGGTTCCAATGAACCTACATAAGACGAAATGCCATGGGTGATAGCCGGATTGATGGTGTATTTGCTGATGTATCGCTTTACCCGGAAGTTATCATTCCCGGTAGCAGCATCTTCCGGTAAAGCGCCCCGCTGGATCTTCATTTTATGAGCTGTTTGCCACGTACGGATGATCACCTCGCTCACACGTCCCATGGCCTGGGAATCGGAACTCATCATGCTGAATACACCCAGGTCGTGTAAAATATCTTCCGCGGCAATTGTTTCAGGTCTGATGCGGGAATCGGCAAAGGAAATGTCTTCCGGCACAGATTTGTCAAGGTGATGACAAACCATCAGCATATCCAGGTGCTCATCAATGGTATTCACCGTAAAAGGACGAGTGGGATTGGTTGATGAGGGTAACACATATGGATACATGGCCGCTTTGATAATATCGGGAGCATGGCCGCCCCCGGCTCCCTCGGTGTGGTAGGTATGTATTACCCGGCCATTGATGGCATTAATAGTATCTTCCAGAAATCCGGCTTCATTCAGGGTATCGGTGTGGATGGCCACCTGGATGTCGAACTGATCGGCTATGCGAAGGGAGGCATCTATAACCGCCGGGGTACTGCCCCAGTCTTCATGGATCTTTAATCCTAACGCACCGGCGGCAACCTGTTCTTCAAGAGGTGGCAGGGTGGCGCAATTACCCTTACCTAAAAATCCCAGGTTCATGGGGAAAGCGTCTGCTGCTTCCAGCATCTTTTGTATGTTCCAGGCGCCGGGGGTTACCGTAGTGGCGTTGGTGCCATCGGCCGGGCCGGTACCGCCACCTATCATAGTGGTGATACCACTGTACAGAGCATGATCTATCTGTTGCGGACAAATGAAATGGATATGGGTGTCGATGCCGCCGGCGGTAGCAATTAAGCCGGCGCCGCCGTGTACTTCTGTGGATGCCCCAATGATCAGATTAGGGTCCACGCCATCCATCGTATCAGGGTTGCCGGCTTTACCTATTCCAACGATCCGGCCGTCTTTAATGCCGATATCTGCTTTTACAATCCCCCAGTGATCGATGATCATAACGTTGGTGATTACGAGGTCTGGTACCCCTTCATCACGGGTTGCCCGGGCCGATTGCGCCATGCCGTCACGGATGGTTTTGCCGCCGCCAAATTTTGCTTCGTCGCCATAAACAGTGAAGTCTTTCTCTATTTCAATAAATAATTCAGTATCGCCTAACCGCACTTTATCGCCGGTGGTAGGACCATACATATTGGCATACTTGATGCGGTTGATGTGCAGGCTCATGTGGATTGGTTTTTGAATTGACCGGTCAGGGCATTTTGCAAAGCCTGTTCTTTATTAGCTTCGGTTACCCCGCCATTCACCAGGTTATTGAACCCGAACACCTGCCGCGTTCCGCCGAAAGCAACCAGCTGCACTTCTTTTTCTTCACCGGGTTCAAAACGAACGGCAGTGCCCGACGGGATGTTCAAACGCATTCCATATGCTGATTCCCTGTTAAACTGCAATTGCCGGTTCACTTCAAAAAAATGAAAATGCGAGCCGATCTGTACCGGGCGATCGCCGGTGTTCACTACCACCAGGGAGGTGGTGGTACGGCCTGCATTGGCAATAATATCACCAGGTTGTAAAATGTATTCTCCGGGGATCATTTGGCTTTATTTGTTATTGGTAAATTATCTGATAGGATCGTGTACAGTAACCAGTTTGGTGCCATCGGGAAACGTTGCTTCTATCTGTATTTCGGGGATCATTTCGGGTACGCCTTCCATTACGTCGTCACGGGTCAGGATGGTGGCGCCGTAGTGCATCAACTCGGCGACCGACTTGCCGTCGCGGGCTGCTTCCTGCAGCTGGCTGCTGATGAGGGCTATTGCTTCGGGATAATTTAGCTTCAATCCACGCAACCTTCGCTTCTCTGCCAGTTCCCCGGCTAAAAACAATAATAGTTTTTCCGACTCTCTGGGTGTAAGATGCATAAGTAAAAATGATAATTCAGGTGAGTAATAAGAAAGCGTACGGAGTGGCAGGCAAAAATTTAAATTAAGAAAAAAAACAACACGGCGGTGCTTGCTATCTATTTTTCACCTGAATAATTTCCGCCGCAATACTGATAGCAATCTCTTCCGGGGTTTGACTATGAATAGGAATTCCTATGGGCGCATGAATAGGCTGCAGTAAAGAAGCGGGCACGCCTTCCGCCCGGTAATCGGTAAACATCTTTTCAATCTTGCTTTTACTGCCCAGCATGCCTACATACCTGAACTGCTTTTCCCACAACGTTCTGATCACAATGTCATCTGTGCGATAACCAACCGTCATCACCACCAAATATTGATGGTTCCCTCCGGCAATCAATTCATCCAGTTCGGTATAATCTGAAACTATCTTTTTCTCATGGGCATACTCATTCCCGGTGAACGTTTTTAAGCTGGAACGGTCATCATACAGATGAATGTAAAATTCCATGCTCTGCATGAGGCGGCAAAGCGCCAGTGCACAATGTCCGGCGCCGATTATATGCAAATGGTTTTTATAACCCGTCTTTTCCTGGTATAACCAATCTGTTTCGGAGGTCATGGAAAAATAAAAATCACTCTCGGGGATGTTGGGCGTGAATTGCAAACCGGCCGGGGATAATTGTAAAGTGCCGTTTTTGTTTTGTTCCAGGCTGGCAATAATCTGCTGAATAGCAGTTGTAGCTGAAGCCGGTACCCGGTATACCCAAATGGTTTGTTCACCCGAGCAGATCATCCCGCTTTGATTGGCCGGAGCGGATTTGTTATGGATCTGTTTTTTGAGATCGGGAAGTGTTTCCTGTGCAGTATTTAACTTATCCTTTGCCAGTTCTATAAACTTATGTTCCATAATGCCACCGCCAATGGAACCTTCCGTTTCGCCGGCTGCATTTACCGCCATAAAGAAACCCGGGCGGCCCGGACTGCTTCCTTCGCTTTGCAGCACATACAACAACATCACCGGTACCTGTTGTTGCAGGCTTTTATTTATCAACTGCCAGATGTTTATTTGTTTCTTCATGTGCTGGTATGGTTCCTTCTTGTTCAGTTGCATATAAAGCCATCAAAACCTTTTCAGGTGTCATGGGCGCGTCAAAGGGAAAATGCCCGTTCTTATTAAAAGCGCGGACCGCATTGCGCAAAGCGAAATATGCGCCAATCCCGTACATAAGCGGTGGTTCGCCCACTGCCTTTGACCGGAAGATGGCCAGGTTATCATGCGGGGTTTGTAAGAAATCGATAGCTATCTCTTTGGGTACGGAATAAATATCCGGCACTTTGTATGTAGAGAGGGCGTTAGAGCGTAATCGTCCTTCTTTGTCATACACCACTTCTTCCATGGTCATCCACCCAATGCCCTGTACAATACCGCCTTCTATCTGGCCAAGGTCAACGGCCGTATTCATGCTGGAACCGAAGTCATGCACCACTTTAACGGTGTCAATGGTATAGGTGCCGCGAATGCAATCCACGGTTACTCCAATAAGCGCCGTTCCGTATACGTGATAGGCAAATGGATGGCCTTTTTCTTTGGTGGCGTCAAAATGAATATCGGGTGTAGCATAGTGCGCATGTTCCGACAGGCCAATTCTTTTTATATGTCCGGCCATTACCAGCGATTTCCAATCCCGGTCAGTCTTTTTACCATTCACCCAAACAAATTCATCCTGTAGGGAGATGGCATCTTCCCCTATATTCAACTCCTCCGCCACCATTTTTTTCAACCGGTTGGCAATGGCGGTGCAAGCCAGTAAGGTGGCCTTGCCATTCAGGTCGGCGGTGGCGCTGGCTGCTGAAGGAGAAGTGTTGGCTATTTTAAATGTATTGGTTGTATGAATCTTGATCTTATCCGGGTGAATGGAAAATACTTTGGCTGCTACCTGCAGGATCTTGGTGTTCACGCCCTGACCCATTTCAACCGCGCCGGTGGTAATGCCTACGCTGCCATCGGTATATACATGCACCAATGACCGGGCCTGGTTCATTAATGTTTTGGTGAATGAGATGCCAAAACAAACCGGCATGCAGGCCAGTCCTTTTTTAGACCATTTATTGACGGCATTGAAAATATCAACTTCTTTGCGTAGGGCCGGGAGATCATACAATGCAGTGGCTTTGTGCCAGCATTCAGGCGCTTCGCTTTGCGCTTTTTGTCCGTAAGGAAATTCGTCC
The Niastella koreensis GR20-10 genome window above contains:
- the ureE gene encoding urease accessory protein UreE, whose translation is MLIQQKTGNLNTRPINNRKIDWLPLEWHETSKRILRKQTLAGNHLALKFLDKDPMLTQGDILYDDDTTIIAVDILPCEVLVIRPASLFEMASVCYEIGNKHLPLFFEKDEVLAPFDMPLFRLLSSQGYAIKHDKRKLLYPLKTTVAPHAHSNSSLFSKIMQMTNTGL
- the ureC gene encoding urease subunit alpha, yielding MSLHINRIKYANMYGPTTGDKVRLGDTELFIEIEKDFTVYGDEAKFGGGKTIRDGMAQSARATRDEGVPDLVITNVMIIDHWGIVKADIGIKDGRIVGIGKAGNPDTMDGVDPNLIIGASTEVHGGAGLIATAGGIDTHIHFICPQQIDHALYSGITTMIGGGTGPADGTNATTVTPGAWNIQKMLEAADAFPMNLGFLGKGNCATLPPLEEQVAAGALGLKIHEDWGSTPAVIDASLRIADQFDIQVAIHTDTLNEAGFLEDTINAINGRVIHTYHTEGAGGGHAPDIIKAAMYPYVLPSSTNPTRPFTVNTIDEHLDMLMVCHHLDKSVPEDISFADSRIRPETIAAEDILHDLGVFSMMSSDSQAMGRVSEVIIRTWQTAHKMKIQRGALPEDAATGNDNFRVKRYISKYTINPAITHGISSYVGSLEPGKLADLVLWKPALFAAKPEMIIKGGMIIASRMGDPNASIPTPQPVIYRHMFGAYGKAVHATCATFVSKLSVERNIVQQYGLQKLILPIMNCRTISKKDMVHNNATPTIEVNPETYEVKVDGQAVTCEPIAVAPLAQRYFLF
- the ureB gene encoding urease subunit beta, which codes for MIPGEYILQPGDIIANAGRTTTSLVVVNTGDRPVQIGSHFHFFEVNRQLQFNRESAYGMRLNIPSGTAVRFEPGEEKEVQLVAFGGTRQVFGFNNLVNGGVTEANKEQALQNALTGQFKNQST
- the ureA gene encoding urease subunit gamma, with the translated sequence MHLTPRESEKLLLFLAGELAEKRRLRGLKLNYPEAIALISSQLQEAARDGKSVAELMHYGATILTRDDVMEGVPEMIPEIQIEATFPDGTKLVTVHDPIR
- a CDS encoding XdhC family protein — encoded protein: MKKQINIWQLINKSLQQQVPVMLLYVLQSEGSSPGRPGFFMAVNAAGETEGSIGGGIMEHKFIELAKDKLNTAQETLPDLKKQIHNKSAPANQSGMICSGEQTIWVYRVPASATTAIQQIIASLEQNKNGTLQLSPAGLQFTPNIPESDFYFSMTSETDWLYQEKTGYKNHLHIIGAGHCALALCRLMQSMEFYIHLYDDRSSLKTFTGNEYAHEKKIVSDYTELDELIAGGNHQYLVVMTVGYRTDDIVIRTLWEKQFRYVGMLGSKSKIEKMFTDYRAEGVPASLLQPIHAPIGIPIHSQTPEEIAISIAAEIIQVKNR
- a CDS encoding xanthine dehydrogenase molybdopterin binding subunit translates to MKNIDAYTHVRGESVYLDDIPLIQGTLFGASFGSPVAHGTIVSLDTSEAAALPGVVRIFTYKDVTGENQIGGIVPDEPLLADHEVHFCGMPVAFVVAESVDAARAAVKKIKATIEPLHIITDPREAQALGELIIPPRTFQLGNTNEAWSQCTHVFEGRADTNGQEHLYIETQGAYAVPQEQNAIKIYSSTQGPTAVQRAVSRVLGLPMHQVEVEVNRLGGGFGGKEDQANTWAALCAMAAHHLKKPVKYSLHRMEDMAMTGKRHPYSADYKIGLNQELKIIAYEVTFYQNAGAAADLSPAVMERTLFHCTNSYFIPNVKATAYSCRTHLPPNTAFRGFGGPQGMFMIESAITKAAEVLGIAASEIQEKNLLKIGDEFPYGQKAQSEAPECWHKATALYDLPALRKEVDIFNAVNKWSKKGLACMPVCFGISFTKTLMNQARSLVHVYTDGSVGITTGAVEMGQGVNTKILQVAAKVFSIHPDKIKIHTTNTFKIANTSPSAASATADLNGKATLLACTAIANRLKKMVAEELNIGEDAISLQDEFVWVNGKKTDRDWKSLVMAGHIKRIGLSEHAHYATPDIHFDATKEKGHPFAYHVYGTALIGVTVDCIRGTYTIDTVKVVHDFGSSMNTAVDLGQIEGGIVQGIGWMTMEEVVYDKEGRLRSNALSTYKVPDIYSVPKEIAIDFLQTPHDNLAIFRSKAVGEPPLMYGIGAYFALRNAVRAFNKNGHFPFDAPMTPEKVLMALYATEQEGTIPAHEETNKHLAVDK